GGGAACTGTAAAAGAAGTAGATCCACCAGCACTAATTAGGAAACGGTGCACCAACATTGGGTTTATGTGAAGAACTTTCCCCATCACCACTAGTAGGAGACAAGGCACTTCCAAAGGTGAGAAATGGCAGTGGAGCATCACTCCCCATTTGTTGAAGTTCTGCCTCGAATTCAACTTTTCGCTTTTGAGATTCCAATGCCTCCTTCAATTGTTCAAGTTGGGAGAGGCTAAGTCCTTTGATAATCGGAGATTCGCACACACGATCGTAGGCTCCCCTCCCAGATTCAAGTAGGGATTTCCCTACAGCTTTCTCCTTCTGGAGAGACTCCTGCATGTCTATGACCTCCTTATTGAGCCCACGTTGACCAGTGTTTCGATGAGCCCTGATTAGGTGGTTGTGGCGATCATCATCATTTGGTGGAGGGAGGTCCCTCCCAGGAACATATTCACCAGCAACTACACTGAAGGGTGGCCAAAGGAGTAAACTTTGTTGGCCTTGCCTGGAGAAAATACCACAATGGCAATTTCATCACCACATAGCGTACAAAGTTCACTAGCCTTTTTGAAGAGGCCAGCACGATGCTTAGAGAAAGTAAATTGCATgttactctcatttttcattttcaCTATTTCGACCTTTCTTCGACCCTTGCTCAATCTTGCCATGACTAAGTTAACACTACTGAATATTTGTGAAACCAAGAAGTAGTAGTTGTGATTTTTTATCTCAGCACAAAGAGCTTTTATATTAGAAATTCCGATATTTTGTTTCAcctttttaggaaaataaattaaaattacttGGAGAGcctataaatttatgttttttctttttttttttaaaagatttgagTGGAACCCGCTTTCGCCTCTATTCTTTGTGTCGTTAGCGCTAATCGAATCCTTAATGACCATAATTCATAATTAGACAATATATGTTTTTCTTAAGTTGAATTATGACGTTCTACAAAAGTATTAAAAAGAAAACATTACATCATTAGTAcgtatgatattttattttatcactttattaaTTTGAGTACACATTGAAGagtaataataaaaagtaaaatatcaaattattaCTATAACATTTCTGAATTTTCAAATGTAATATTCGAGCTATGCCTGAAGGTTCTGACGTTCGGTGTTCATCGAACGAGCAAAGATACatgacatttttcttttatattataagTTTTATTCGTTCATCCACGATTATTAATTATTAGTTGATATGTACAATCACGTCAATTATTAGTTAACCATAAAATTAACATGGTTTGGTATTACAAGCACCAATTATGTGAATAAGTTTGTCTTTTTCTTCTCGTGCGGATTGGCGTAAAAAAATTGTAGTAGAGAAAGGTTGTATTTCTCCCAAACCTACTAAAAACAATTGTTCATTCTGACATACTGCAATTAACGAAGCaactaaattgaaaaatacatatttaaaagaaACAGAGGTTAATAACCTCCGaaatcaaattatttatgtttgttaatATATAGATGCATGTCACGATAAATTTACGATTCAAAAAGAACTGATCATTTTGTTTACAAAGTTGATCACGTCTTTGAAAGCTGGCCTAGCTAGTTACCAGAAAGTGGTTTCAACTTGTCGTCTGACGACTCCCAAGCACCGGTAAGCTTAGAATGCGAGATTGTTTGTAACTTGTTCATTAGCAAGTGAATTAAGATAATGTAGAGTTTTTTGCTGCTCCTTATGACTAATAGGACCTAACTTCAACTTGGGGCATATTGCTAATTACT
This is a stretch of genomic DNA from Capsicum annuum cultivar UCD-10X-F1 unplaced genomic scaffold, UCD10Xv1.1 ctg48655, whole genome shotgun sequence. It encodes these proteins:
- the LOC124892579 gene encoding agamous-like MADS-box protein AGL62; its protein translation is MARLSKGRRKVEIVKMKNESNMQFTFSKHRAGLFKKASELCTLCGDEIAIVVFSPVAGEYVPGRDLPPPNDDDRHNHLIRAHRNTGQRGLNKEVIDMQESLQKEKAVGKSLLESGRGAYDRVCESPIIKGLSLSQLEQLKEALESQKRKVEFEAELQQMGSDAPLPFLTFGSALSPTSGDGESSSHKPNCRDHNDAEAMAAHFAVKWLKARG